A region from the Aegilops tauschii subsp. strangulata cultivar AL8/78 chromosome 5, Aet v6.0, whole genome shotgun sequence genome encodes:
- the LOC109777668 gene encoding ethylene-responsive transcription factor CRF1-like, with product MLPHRRETWGYYGVRERPSGDFSAEIRSHKVRLGLGTFDTAHEATRAYDTAAWCLRRPRREINFPNVPTRERTQELAPPLLLITEEVRRDNREREHRLGIAEMDEEAMVLCDTFPMYL from the coding sequence atgctgCCGCACCGTCGGGAAACTTGGGGCTACTACGGCGTCCGCGAGCGCCCCTCCGGTGACTTCTCTGCCGAGATCCGGTCCCACAAGGTGCGCCTCGGCCTTGGCACTTTCGACACCGCCCATGAGGCCACCCGCGCGTACGACACGGCGGCGTGGTGCCTCCGGCGGCCTCGTAGGGAGATCAACTTCCCCAACGTACCGACGCGGGAGCGGacacaggagctcgcgcctccgCTACTGCTTATCACCGAGGAGGTTCGTCGCGACAACCGGgagcgggagcaccgtctcggcatcgccgagatggacgaggaagctaTGGTGCTGTGTGATACGtttccaatgtatctataa